TGAGCTTACGTTTCCTTTGCCGTTTAATACGTTTGACACTGTTCCGTGTGAAACACCGGCCAGCTTAGCAATGTCTAAAATCGTCGCCATATTGTCCACTCCTAAAAACAAAAGGTCTTTTTCAGTTTATCAAACAACATTGACAGATTTAATGGTATTCGTAGTCGTTTGCTTAGTTTTTAAAGAGTCTTTTTAAAAAAACCTACCTTTATTACTGGTAGGCTCATGTGCAAAAAGACATACGGGTTCTAAATGCATTCTAATAGGATGCTGAAATACGCTTGTATGCGGAAAGTAATGACGACTCGTACCGAGACAGGTGTTACGTTGTAGACTTCATCCCTTCACGAAAATGGTACATCAGGCTTGGCCAATCGGTCTGGATGATATCCGCACCTTTGTCAATGAGCTGCTGCCAGCCATATTCCGGCCCCTCTATGATCGATGCGTCATCATCTCGTCCTGCAAATAAAATATTGTCGTCATCTAAACGAATCGCATTAAGCCAAATGAAGTAGCCATTGTCTTTAAAGGTTTGAATGGTTGTACTTTGAAACAACGGGCTCTCTTCGTTTCGGGCAATGAGCTCTAAACCGACCGTGTTCATGTCTTTGTATGTTTCCATCTCCTCTATGTCAGAAAGAGTATGAATAATGGGGATGAACGGATATTTGACCGGATGATCATTTAAGAGCGTTAACCATTCCTTTTTCACGGGCGACTTTAGTAGAATTTGCTCCTGCATATCAAATTGATCAAGATACGGTAGCAGTGTGTCCCAATATTCCCATGATCGATCTAAATTAATGATGACGTCGCCCTTAAAGGCAGAAAGTACATCTGCTAATTTCTCTACGTGGACATTAACGAGATGTCCAATATTGTTTCGATAGCGAAAAGCTTCAATTTCAGTTGAATGCATTGTTGTAATATTACGCTCAGCGCCTAAAAGCCTCTTTTCGTTGCCATCATGAAACACATAAAACTTACCGTCTGTTGAACGAACAACATCAATCTCTAACATATCGCCGCCGGATTGAACTGCTGCCTGAAAAGCAGGAATCGTATTTTCAACAATATTCCCCATACTGCTGCCTCGGTGGACAGCAATTAGAAATGGACTGTTTTGGAGTTTTTTTTGGATCAAGTTCATCGTCGAGTACCTCTTCTATAGTATATTTTTCTTACTGCTTCCTCTTCCATAAACAAAGTAAATGACCGCGGCTGAAATTACCATTAGGATGACCGAATAAACGAAGTTCATGGC
The Litoribacterium kuwaitense DNA segment above includes these coding regions:
- a CDS encoding glycerophosphodiester phosphodiesterase family protein codes for the protein MNLIQKKLQNSPFLIAVHRGSSMGNIVENTIPAFQAAVQSGGDMLEIDVVRSTDGKFYVFHDGNEKRLLGAERNITTMHSTEIEAFRYRNNIGHLVNVHVEKLADVLSAFKGDVIINLDRSWEYWDTLLPYLDQFDMQEQILLKSPVKKEWLTLLNDHPVKYPFIPIIHTLSDIEEMETYKDMNTVGLELIARNEESPLFQSTTIQTFKDNGYFIWLNAIRLDDDNILFAGRDDDASIIEGPEYGWQQLIDKGADIIQTDWPSLMYHFREGMKSTT